The nucleotide sequence AAGAAAATGGGAAATGATATACTGGGTGTTGTTGAAAATATGAGCTATATAGTGTGCCCTGATTGTGGTAAAAAAATCAAGATATTTGGAAAAGAAAATACGGATAAATTTTTGAAGGATATGGGATTAAAGCTCCTTGGAGAATTGCCTATGTCAAATAGCATAAGTAACATTTCTGATTCAGATAAAAATAATGCTTCAACTGAAGTTTTTGATCCTATAGTTGAAAATATACTAAAAAAATTGAATTAATGAAAGCTTAACTTATGCTCCGGCCGTGATTTCCAAAATACGTCACGTAAAAAATTTCTAGTAAGTCTAAGCTTGCGCTTAAAAAAATCTAAGCAGATTTTATAAACTCACTTTGTTCAAACATATAAAATCCACTAAGATTTTTAAGAACGCTTCGCTAAGACTTACTACAAAATTTTTTAATGTGCCTTAATTTTAGAAATCCCGGCCTGCGCATAAGTCAAGCTTAGACTTGTAAAACCTAATAAAGTTTGTAGTTTTAAAGTTAATTTGTACCTGAGGGAGATGTTGACAAAATATAGGTACATTAAATACTTTTATTGTAATTCTTAGCCCGGTATTTTAGAAAATATATAAATATTGATACTGTTTGAGCACAGCGAGTTTATCAATCTTTATTAGATTTTCAAAATACCGGGCTTTAGAATTACTAAAAGTATTTATAGTACCGGATTTTGTCAGCATCTCCCGGGGGATAAACTAACTTTTAACTACAAAGTTAGTTAGTGTATTCTTTTTTTGATTCGAGATATAAAACACGTACAAACTTTTTTATGTTTATGTGGACGTGTGATATAGAGGGTTTTATGTTATTTTGCATGTCCATCATAAGCTTTCGTATCTCTATAAAGTCAAAAAATTTAGTCGCGTATTGTTCAAATTTTGGATTTGAGTAGTCGGTAAGTCCAAGGGATGAAAAGTGGTTTAACCCCTGAAAAATTGCCCTTCTAACTCTCTGTTCTGATGCTTTGATTTCTTTTTTTAACTCGTTATCAGATGCATTTTCACCTAATTTTCTAATAGCTACAGTTGAGAGTATATTTTTCATTGATGGAAATTCATTTTCAAATGGATTTTCATTTTGATATTGAAAGAGATATTCAACCATATTAATTAGATCTTTGCTGCCGCTTTCGCCAATCATACCCAATTCAGTTAAGAGGTATTGACTGTATGTCACTATATTTTCGTCTGTAAACTTATCTTTAGTATCGTAATTTACAGGCTTATACTCAAGTATATTTAAAGCTTTTTCAATATCCTGCACAGACTTTTGCAGACGTATATTTTCAATAACCTTCTTTATAACACTAATTACCTCAAGTCTATTTATAGGTTTTGTTATATAATATTCGATTCCAAGAAGATAAGCCTTACCGACCATATCTTTGTCCTCTACTTGTGAGATCATTATTATTTTCCCGGTAAAGGAAGAACCTAAATCACGAATTGTTTGAAGCCCATCGCGTACCGGCATTAGTAGATCAATAATAAGTATATCAACTTTCTTTACAGCAAGTAAGTTTTCATCTATCAAAGAACCATTAGAAGCTTCACCTACAACGCTTCCAAGGTCATAGTCTTCAATTATATCGATTAGCATTGAGCGTACAGCTTCATCATCATCGATAATGAATAAATTCATATTATCACCTTCAATCTTATAAAGTATATAATATTATCTCTATAAAGATAATAACAAAAAATTTATAGCAGCACTAGTATATCTATATTGGATATTATGGGATTATATTGATTTTATGTAAAGTGATATAATTATATTATAAAATATTTTATAGATGGAGGTATTTTCTAAATGAAAAATGTACTGTTGAGTATAGATTGGGATTATTTCATGCCATATATAAAAAACTGGAATGGATCTTGCATTGAAAATAACAGAGGTTTTATAAAACAATGGTATATAAAATATTTTGAGGGCAAAATGCATGGAGTTGATGTGATAGAAAGATTCAATGTAGGTAGGCAATTGTCATATTTTTGGGACTTAATATACAGGCATTTTAAATTTACCAGAGATGTTAAGGTTATTGTTTCTGACTCTCATAAGTTGTCATATGATATAGCAAAGAAAAATTCATGCAGTGAGGTATTTTTATTCGACTCACATTCCGATCTTGGATATGGCGGGTTGAATTCATTAAAATTTGAAATAAATTGTGCGAATTGGCTTGGAAAATTGTTAAGTGAAAGTGTTATAGATAAAGCTCATATTATATATAGTCCATATACGAATGAGAATCCTGAAGATTTTAAGGATATAAATAGTAAATTTAATGTAAAATATCAAGAGACAGATGAACTTAAAAGTGACATAAATATTAATGTAGTACATATATGTAGATCGGGAGCGTGGACTCCCCCCTGGCTTGATGGTAAATTTATCACCTTTATAAAAAGTTTCTGCCATTCTTTTAAAATTATAGAATGTCCTAAAAGAGAGTGGAAGCCAGAAAAGTTGAATTTAGCATCTAAAATAGATTTAATGTTTTAAGCATGGGGATTATTAGATTAAAAAAATAGGCAATACTCGTAATGAAGTACTGTCTATAATAAATCACAAAATATACTTTTAAGTTTGCGGTAAATACATAAAATAACTTAAGGCATCTTTTGCTGCGGTGGCAAAGTTTATATTTCTTATATGGAATGGACTTCCATTATACTCGTCACCTTGATTGTCACATATATATCCATATTCATGATAATCTGGATCTACCCATTTCATAAATGTATATGTGTGAGTTGGACCATTACCATATGAAGTTGTAAAGCAAATATCGCCAGGAAGCAATTTTGATAAATCGTAACATATTTGCCATCCGAATGATAGTAGCTTTTGGGTTAATTGAATAGTATTGGCTACCCATTCAGGTAATGATGTTAACCCGGCTCTTCTTAAAGATTCACTTGCAAAGTATGCACAGTTATTACTGGTTACACCGCCATGCAATTCGATTGCTCTTGTCCAGACAGATTGTCTATTATCTTCGTTCATAAGATAATTATAAAGGTTAACTTGTACGCTTGACTGAGTTCTATATGAATTTGATATAGAAGTTACAGGCTCAAAAGGGT is from Clostridium fermenticellae and encodes:
- a CDS encoding response regulator, producing the protein MNLFIIDDDEAVRSMLIDIIEDYDLGSVVGEASNGSLIDENLLAVKKVDILIIDLLMPVRDGLQTIRDLGSSFTGKIIMISQVEDKDMVGKAYLLGIEYYITKPINRLEVISVIKKVIENIRLQKSVQDIEKALNILEYKPVNYDTKDKFTDENIVTYSQYLLTELGMIGESGSKDLINMVEYLFQYQNENPFENEFPSMKNILSTVAIRKLGENASDNELKKEIKASEQRVRRAIFQGLNHFSSLGLTDYSNPKFEQYATKFFDFIEIRKLMMDMQNNIKPSISHVHINIKKFVRVLYLESKKEYTN
- a CDS encoding arginase is translated as MKNVLLSIDWDYFMPYIKNWNGSCIENNRGFIKQWYIKYFEGKMHGVDVIERFNVGRQLSYFWDLIYRHFKFTRDVKVIVSDSHKLSYDIAKKNSCSEVFLFDSHSDLGYGGLNSLKFEINCANWLGKLLSESVIDKAHIIYSPYTNENPEDFKDINSKFNVKYQETDELKSDININVVHICRSGAWTPPWLDGKFITFIKSFCHSFKIIECPKREWKPEKLNLASKIDLMF